One segment of Agrococcus sp. ProA11 DNA contains the following:
- a CDS encoding amidohydrolase — protein sequence MRTLPPLEARNEHPLLVTAHRIRTMAGPGATATSMLIVDGRIAAIGGTAEVERAAVELPHVERIDLGDATVVPGFIDAHAHPLMLGQLSTWVDCGPDRASDIPGVVALLRAAAERLPAGAPVRGYGYEQRNLAELRHPTRFELDQVATDREVYLMNASGHGGVVNSWTLEHNGVTRETPNPEGGEFFRDADGELTGELSDAACNVLTGLHGVKIGHHGPNFHLGDEPAELVRQLEGAQAQFLAGGVTTVGDAQVSKRELDTYLRLAETGGLTMRVSGYLLSHLLDAAIEIGLHGPLGDRRLSIQGIKLYADGTLGGETAWFPDGYLDDPCRTGQLYHSPEEYRSLVARAHAVGLQTATHSQSPDAIEMVISTIEAALAERPDADARHRIEHCGLPTPDHIERMVAAGIIPVNQPQHHFNWGEGVTRAIGTPGERFNPLGEFARAGLPLVISSDAPVADPVPLEAVQAAASRITRRGVQLGGDELAIDVDLALRAHTINAARALGRESDLGSLEVGKAADFAVLAADPVVTPVGEIARLGVLATWVGGVEAFSAQTAADTGSAADGRQPGASAHDLEAAR from the coding sequence ATGCGCACCCTGCCACCGCTTGAGGCCCGCAACGAGCACCCGCTGCTCGTCACCGCGCACCGCATCCGCACCATGGCCGGCCCCGGCGCCACGGCCACGTCGATGCTCATCGTCGACGGCCGCATCGCCGCGATCGGCGGCACCGCCGAGGTCGAGCGCGCTGCCGTCGAACTGCCGCACGTCGAGCGCATCGACCTCGGCGACGCGACCGTCGTGCCGGGCTTCATCGACGCCCACGCGCACCCGCTCATGCTCGGGCAGTTGAGCACCTGGGTCGACTGCGGGCCCGACCGGGCGAGCGACATCCCCGGCGTCGTGGCGCTGCTGCGCGCCGCGGCCGAGCGCCTGCCAGCCGGCGCCCCCGTGCGCGGCTACGGCTACGAGCAGCGCAACCTCGCCGAGCTGCGCCACCCGACGCGCTTCGAGCTCGACCAGGTTGCGACCGACCGCGAGGTCTACCTGATGAACGCCTCCGGCCACGGCGGTGTCGTCAACTCGTGGACGCTCGAGCACAACGGCGTCACCAGAGAGACGCCGAACCCCGAGGGCGGCGAGTTCTTCCGCGACGCCGACGGCGAGCTGACGGGCGAGCTCTCGGATGCGGCGTGCAACGTGCTCACGGGCCTGCACGGCGTGAAGATCGGCCACCACGGCCCCAACTTCCACCTCGGCGACGAGCCGGCCGAGCTCGTGCGGCAGCTCGAGGGCGCGCAGGCGCAGTTCCTCGCCGGCGGCGTCACGACCGTCGGCGACGCGCAGGTGTCGAAGCGCGAGCTCGACACCTACCTGCGGCTCGCCGAGACCGGCGGGCTGACCATGCGAGTCTCCGGCTACCTGCTCTCGCACCTGCTCGACGCAGCGATCGAGATCGGCCTGCACGGGCCGCTCGGCGACCGCCGCCTCTCGATCCAGGGCATCAAGCTCTATGCCGACGGCACGCTCGGCGGCGAGACCGCCTGGTTCCCCGACGGCTACCTCGACGACCCGTGCCGCACGGGGCAGCTGTACCACTCGCCCGAGGAGTACCGCTCGCTCGTCGCCCGCGCGCACGCCGTCGGCCTGCAGACGGCCACGCACTCGCAGTCGCCGGATGCGATCGAGATGGTCATTTCGACCATCGAGGCCGCGCTCGCCGAGCGCCCCGACGCCGACGCACGCCATCGCATCGAGCACTGCGGCCTGCCCACGCCCGACCACATCGAGCGGATGGTCGCGGCCGGCATCATCCCCGTGAACCAGCCGCAGCACCACTTCAACTGGGGCGAGGGCGTCACGCGCGCCATCGGCACGCCGGGGGAGCGGTTCAACCCGCTGGGCGAGTTCGCGCGCGCAGGGCTCCCGCTCGTCATCTCGTCGGATGCGCCGGTGGCCGACCCGGTGCCGCTCGAGGCCGTGCAGGCAGCCGCATCCCGCATCACCCGCCGCGGCGTGCAGCTGGGCGGCGACGAGCTCGCGATCGACGTCGACCTGGCGCTCCGCGCCCACACCATCAATGCGGCCCGGGCGCTGGGACGCGAGAGCGACCTCGGCTCGCTCGAGGTCGGCAAGGCGGCAGACTTCGCGGTGCTCGCCGCCGACCCCGTCGTCACGCCCGTCGGAGAGATCGCGCGTCTCGGCGTGCTCGCGACCTGGGTGGGAGGCGTGGAGGCCTTCAGCGCGCAGACCGCGGCCGACACCGGCTCCGCCGCCGACGGACGTCAGCCGGGCGCATCCGCGCACGACCTGGAGGCAGCACGATGA
- a CDS encoding amidohydrolase: protein MTDTDVATATPASAQLSEAAKATARAWIDEHMGELSAWHSEIFGFGEPAWREYRSVAWYVATLREHGFEVEEGSAGMPTAFSATWSNGVDADGDAPTLLTYAEYDAVPGNSQAPVTHQQPREGSSRFAGGHTDPHSALGISTLAGVLATKHAMEQHGIAGTLKYTGEPAEKMHGSKVVHGLRGYYDDVDAIVSFHPFYMLPLCNTARWDTQCGAYYSKVYTFLCEQPETWQMGHGDSPIPASHSAARAPGANLALTQMYSASRSMQDAILPATGGWSLTDAILSDGQATADNLPARSARIQFSWRTPDIAMAEAILTALDRNAAAAAMMAHCTVEETWVARSRPGRTNHVLSTALFDELSAVGAPSYGTDAVAVAQEIQRSVGIEPMERPFLDECEQLISPQDAEAKLREMMPAWQRNWTSDDYVEMTHYAPTVRFYVSRPALKGDPTVPYPAWTMNAMGGIPATIDPTIETAGKTIAGTFLRLLTSPDELAAAKAEFDARTAADPSPALLPASFEPPIDLPWPEYS from the coding sequence ATGACCGACACCGACGTCGCGACCGCGACACCCGCATCCGCCCAGCTCTCGGAGGCCGCGAAGGCCACCGCGCGGGCCTGGATCGACGAGCACATGGGCGAGCTCTCGGCCTGGCACAGCGAGATTTTCGGCTTCGGCGAGCCCGCCTGGCGCGAGTACCGCTCGGTCGCCTGGTACGTGGCGACGCTGCGCGAGCACGGCTTCGAGGTGGAGGAGGGCTCGGCGGGCATGCCGACCGCGTTCTCGGCCACCTGGTCGAACGGTGTTGATGCAGACGGTGATGCGCCGACCCTGCTCACCTACGCCGAGTACGACGCGGTGCCCGGCAACTCGCAGGCGCCCGTCACGCACCAGCAGCCGCGCGAGGGATCGAGCCGCTTCGCGGGCGGCCACACCGACCCGCACTCGGCGCTCGGCATCTCGACGCTCGCGGGCGTGCTCGCGACGAAGCACGCCATGGAGCAGCACGGCATCGCCGGCACGCTCAAGTACACGGGGGAGCCGGCCGAGAAGATGCACGGCTCGAAGGTCGTGCACGGCCTGCGCGGCTACTACGACGACGTCGACGCGATCGTCTCGTTCCACCCCTTCTACATGCTGCCGCTGTGCAACACCGCGCGGTGGGACACGCAGTGCGGCGCCTACTACTCGAAGGTCTACACGTTCCTCTGCGAGCAGCCCGAGACCTGGCAGATGGGGCACGGCGACTCGCCCATCCCCGCCTCGCACTCGGCGGCGCGGGCACCCGGCGCCAACCTGGCGCTGACGCAGATGTACTCGGCGTCGCGGTCGATGCAGGATGCGATCCTGCCCGCAACCGGCGGCTGGTCGCTCACCGATGCGATCCTCAGCGACGGGCAGGCGACGGCCGACAACCTGCCGGCCCGCTCGGCGCGCATCCAGTTCTCGTGGCGCACCCCCGACATCGCGATGGCCGAGGCGATCCTCACCGCGCTCGACCGCAACGCGGCGGCGGCGGCGATGATGGCGCACTGCACGGTCGAGGAGACCTGGGTGGCGCGCTCGCGGCCCGGGCGCACGAATCACGTGCTCTCGACCGCGCTGTTCGACGAGCTCTCCGCTGTCGGCGCGCCGTCGTATGGGACGGATGCGGTGGCGGTTGCGCAGGAGATTCAGCGCAGCGTCGGCATCGAGCCGATGGAGCGGCCGTTCCTCGACGAGTGCGAGCAGCTCATCAGTCCGCAGGATGCCGAGGCGAAGCTGCGCGAGATGATGCCCGCCTGGCAGCGCAACTGGACGAGCGACGACTACGTCGAGATGACGCACTACGCGCCGACCGTGCGCTTCTACGTGTCGCGGCCCGCGCTGAAGGGCGACCCGACGGTGCCCTACCCGGCGTGGACGATGAACGCGATGGGCGGCATCCCGGCCACCATCGACCCGACGATCGAGACGGCGGGCAAGACGATCGCCGGCACGTTCCTGCGACTGCTGACGTCGCCCGACGAGCTCGCGGCCGCGAAGGCCGAGTTCGACGCGCGCACCGCCGCCGACCCGAGCCCTGCCCTGCTGCCCGCCAGCTTCGAGCCCCCCATCGACCTCCCCTGGCCCGAGTACTCGTAG
- a CDS encoding thiamine pyrophosphate-dependent enzyme produces MTEHRRNAGWAVLQTLANYGVDTVFGIPGTHNLELYRHLSALGIRPVTTRHEQGAGYAADAWSQRRSAAGEVTPGVVITTSGPGLLNALSAGGTAFAESRPMIVLSPGVAIGDEFADRGALHETKDQSAAAAAILLWSRRVRSAEEAVEAVHDAFALFRSGRPRPVHIEVPLDVLEAETDIDDSLLAPRSAAAAAALDAAALDAAAAALQGAERPVIIAGGGAVRAASALTALAEQLGATVLTSLNGKGVVPESHTRSLGSELRLAPAAEVVNAADALLVVGSKLGEAELWGNELAPEGAVIRVDIDEAQLDKNLPATIRVLGEARAVVEALAARIEREPAPDAGLDAVRNALVEAAHDFAPREMVAAEAIAAGIPAGAVVAGDSSQITYYGMTSAVRQDAPASMPYMPAYATLGYGLPAAIGARIASPETPSVVVTGDGALMFSVPELATAVEQQLDIAVIVVDNGGYGEIEQNEADRGIDPIGVRLHQPDWAMLARAFGASGTRVDDASAVPAAVAAAIAEPGVSLVHIPLQIFGA; encoded by the coding sequence ATGACCGAGCACCGCAGGAACGCCGGCTGGGCCGTGCTGCAGACGCTCGCGAACTACGGCGTCGACACCGTCTTCGGCATCCCCGGCACGCACAATCTCGAGCTCTACCGCCACCTGTCGGCGCTCGGCATCCGGCCAGTCACGACGCGGCACGAGCAGGGCGCCGGCTACGCCGCCGACGCCTGGTCGCAGCGCCGCTCGGCCGCGGGCGAGGTGACCCCCGGCGTCGTGATCACCACGAGCGGGCCCGGTCTGCTGAACGCGCTCTCGGCCGGCGGCACCGCCTTCGCCGAGTCGCGCCCGATGATCGTGCTCTCGCCCGGCGTCGCCATCGGCGACGAGTTCGCCGACCGCGGCGCGCTGCACGAGACGAAGGACCAGTCGGCGGCGGCCGCCGCGATCCTGCTGTGGAGCCGCCGGGTGCGCTCCGCGGAGGAGGCGGTCGAGGCGGTGCACGACGCCTTCGCGCTGTTCCGCTCCGGTCGCCCGCGTCCCGTGCACATCGAGGTGCCGCTGGATGTGCTCGAGGCCGAGACGGACATCGACGACTCGCTCCTCGCGCCACGCTCGGCCGCCGCGGCTGCGGCGCTCGACGCAGCTGCGCTCGACGCGGCCGCGGCGGCGCTGCAGGGCGCCGAGCGCCCGGTCATCATCGCGGGCGGCGGGGCCGTGCGCGCCGCGAGCGCACTCACCGCACTTGCCGAGCAGCTGGGCGCCACGGTGCTGACGTCCTTGAACGGCAAGGGCGTCGTGCCCGAGTCGCACACGCGCTCGCTCGGCAGCGAGCTGCGCCTCGCCCCCGCCGCCGAGGTGGTGAATGCGGCCGATGCGCTGCTCGTCGTCGGCTCCAAGCTGGGCGAGGCCGAGCTATGGGGCAACGAGCTCGCGCCCGAGGGCGCCGTGATCCGCGTCGACATCGACGAGGCGCAGCTCGACAAGAACCTGCCCGCGACCATCCGCGTCCTGGGCGAGGCGCGCGCGGTGGTGGAGGCGCTCGCCGCTCGAATCGAGCGTGAACCTGCCCCGGATGCGGGCCTGGATGCCGTGCGCAATGCGCTCGTCGAGGCCGCGCACGACTTCGCCCCGCGCGAGATGGTGGCGGCCGAGGCCATTGCCGCGGGCATCCCCGCCGGCGCCGTGGTGGCAGGCGACTCCTCGCAGATCACCTACTACGGCATGACGAGCGCCGTGCGGCAGGATGCGCCGGCGTCGATGCCCTACATGCCCGCCTACGCGACGCTCGGCTACGGCCTGCCCGCCGCGATCGGCGCCAGGATCGCCTCGCCCGAGACTCCTTCCGTCGTCGTGACCGGCGACGGCGCGCTGATGTTCAGCGTGCCGGAGCTCGCGACCGCCGTCGAGCAGCAGCTCGACATCGCGGTGATCGTGGTCGACAACGGCGGCTACGGCGAGATCGAGCAGAACGAGGCCGATCGCGGCATCGATCCGATCGGCGTGCGCCTGCACCAGCCCGACTGGGCGATGCTCGCCCGCGCGTTCGGCGCCTCCGGCACCCGCGTCGACGACGCATCCGCAGTGCCCGCCGCCGTCGCGGCAGCCATTGCCGAGCCGGGCGTCAGCCTCGTCCACATCCCCCTGCAGATCTTCGGAGCATGA
- a CDS encoding amino acid ABC transporter permease: MGFDFQIFIGQLFSPVYLQGAMLSLGVAVVSLIIATVIGFIVAMGRGSKSRIAQWLALTYTWFFRAIPALLVLLIMWNALPQLLPDLRAWGYNPFIAASIGLGLVEAAFMAEIIRSSLSSVDEGQGLAGRALGMKPGTVMSKIMVPQAIRIALPPTTNEFIGLIKYSSLASVISLRELLTTAQVGVNITFRYAEYYTVAIIYYLVIVSIITVIQMQIERRFHWATSLPAKKRRTNKLVGAAR; this comes from the coding sequence GTGGGATTCGACTTCCAGATCTTCATCGGGCAGCTGTTCAGCCCCGTCTACCTGCAGGGCGCGATGCTCTCGCTCGGCGTCGCCGTCGTCTCGCTCATCATCGCGACCGTCATCGGCTTCATCGTCGCGATGGGTCGCGGCTCGAAGAGCCGCATCGCGCAGTGGCTGGCACTGACCTACACGTGGTTCTTCCGGGCCATCCCGGCGCTGCTCGTGCTCCTCATCATGTGGAACGCGCTGCCGCAGCTGCTGCCTGACCTGCGCGCCTGGGGCTACAACCCCTTCATCGCCGCGTCGATCGGCCTGGGCCTGGTGGAGGCGGCGTTCATGGCCGAGATCATCCGCTCGTCCCTCTCGTCGGTGGACGAGGGCCAGGGGCTCGCGGGCCGGGCGCTCGGCATGAAGCCCGGCACGGTGATGTCGAAGATCATGGTGCCGCAGGCGATCCGCATCGCCCTGCCGCCGACCACGAACGAGTTCATCGGCCTCATCAAGTACTCGTCGCTCGCGTCCGTCATCTCGCTGCGCGAGCTGCTGACGACCGCGCAGGTCGGCGTCAACATCACCTTCCGCTACGCCGAGTACTACACCGTGGCGATCATCTACTACCTGGTGATCGTGAGCATCATCACGGTCATCCAGATGCAGATCGAGCGGCGCTTCCACTGGGCGACGTCGCTGCCGGCGAAGAAGCGCCGCACCAACAAGCTGGTGGGAGCCGCACGATGA
- a CDS encoding PLP-dependent aminotransferase family protein, with translation MLDHPFLTDRSRGFLPSPVRDVWEASMQPGVISLAGGNPDLSLASLDWLADAAARLVRDRPHDVLQYGSGFGSTELREAIVELMAAEHIAADVDSIQVTAGSQVALDIVTKVLCEQGDTVLVEDPTYVGALGAFGGAGLQVEHVPMDADGLVPDALRERIRRLQASGRQPRMLYTIPNFQNPRGVTLAAERRPEIVEICREARIPIVEDNPYGMLAFEPRTMPSLHELDPEHVVYLGSFSKVLAPGLRVGWASAPTWMRRSLQLASESTVICASPFSQAIAAEFITKQDFRGAIASAAAVYGERAHALCEALAVHLPAGSTLTEPEGGFFAWLTLPEGWTTDALLDAAIDEQVVFVPGAAFCAPGEGSRELRLAYSFESPERLAEGAHRLGRAFERVAGTFDD, from the coding sequence GTGCTCGACCACCCCTTCCTCACCGATCGCTCCCGCGGCTTCCTGCCCTCGCCGGTGCGCGACGTGTGGGAGGCGTCAATGCAGCCAGGCGTCATCTCGCTCGCCGGCGGCAACCCCGACCTGTCGCTCGCCTCGCTCGACTGGCTCGCGGATGCCGCCGCGCGGCTCGTGCGCGACCGCCCTCACGACGTGCTGCAGTACGGCTCGGGCTTCGGCTCGACCGAACTTCGCGAGGCGATCGTCGAGCTGATGGCCGCCGAGCACATCGCCGCCGACGTCGACAGCATCCAGGTCACCGCCGGCTCGCAGGTGGCGCTCGACATCGTCACCAAGGTGCTGTGCGAGCAGGGCGACACGGTGCTCGTCGAGGATCCGACCTACGTGGGTGCGCTGGGCGCCTTCGGCGGCGCGGGCCTGCAGGTCGAGCACGTGCCGATGGACGCCGACGGCCTCGTGCCCGACGCGCTGCGGGAGCGCATCCGCCGCCTGCAGGCCTCCGGCCGCCAGCCGCGCATGCTCTACACGATCCCGAACTTCCAGAATCCGCGTGGCGTCACCCTCGCGGCCGAGCGGCGTCCCGAGATCGTCGAGATCTGTCGCGAGGCACGCATCCCGATCGTCGAGGACAACCCCTACGGCATGCTCGCGTTCGAGCCGCGCACGATGCCGTCGCTGCACGAACTCGACCCGGAGCACGTGGTCTACCTTGGCTCGTTCTCGAAGGTGTTGGCGCCGGGCCTGCGGGTGGGATGGGCGTCGGCGCCGACCTGGATGCGGCGCTCGCTGCAGCTTGCCTCCGAGTCGACCGTGATCTGCGCTTCGCCGTTCAGCCAGGCGATCGCGGCGGAGTTCATCACGAAGCAGGACTTCCGCGGTGCGATCGCGAGTGCCGCCGCGGTCTACGGCGAGCGAGCGCATGCGCTGTGCGAGGCGCTCGCGGTTCACCTGCCCGCGGGGTCGACGCTCACCGAGCCCGAGGGCGGCTTCTTCGCGTGGCTCACCCTGCCCGAGGGCTGGACGACGGATGCGTTGCTCGACGCCGCGATCGACGAGCAGGTCGTGTTCGTGCCCGGTGCGGCGTTCTGTGCGCCCGGCGAGGGGTCGCGCGAGCTGCGACTGGCGTATTCGTTTGAGTCACCGGAACGCCTGGCCGAGGGTGCGCACCGACTGGGGCGGGCGTTCGAGCGGGTCGCGGGCACGTTCGACGACTGA
- a CDS encoding alpha/beta hydrolase has product MGIEPQDTSAHPSAVQRLHERLLIEANLSSSMVRTSDGARVHVAEQGSGPPVVFVHGSGSPGSFWLPLLPHLEGMRAVVVDRPGFGLSDPPPATAMGEGWEARWLDMLLDALALPAAILVGHSMGGLWSLRFTLKRPERVVGLALIAAPGLPGTRAMLPFRLMGTPGVRSLIERQRETPRTVAQFAKPVSEGDSLRAYPELVELMVAVGNDPIAARSLRAEIRALVAPWALATRTGFRRRARVREEDLHEVAVPTLLVWGEHDPLGGSDVARTIQSCIPGAELALVPGGHAPWLGSPHRVASVLSEWVKRVRWADAPS; this is encoded by the coding sequence ATGGGCATCGAGCCACAGGACACATCCGCACATCCGAGCGCAGTGCAGCGCCTCCATGAGCGCCTGCTCATCGAGGCGAATCTGTCGAGCAGCATGGTCCGCACCTCCGACGGCGCTCGGGTCCACGTCGCCGAGCAGGGCTCCGGGCCACCCGTGGTGTTCGTCCACGGCTCCGGCAGTCCCGGGTCGTTCTGGCTGCCGCTGCTGCCGCACCTGGAAGGGATGCGCGCCGTGGTGGTCGACCGACCTGGCTTCGGACTGAGCGATCCGCCTCCGGCGACCGCAATGGGAGAGGGATGGGAGGCGCGGTGGCTCGACATGCTCCTCGACGCGCTCGCGCTGCCAGCGGCGATCCTCGTCGGCCATTCCATGGGCGGCCTGTGGTCATTGCGCTTCACCCTCAAGAGACCCGAGCGCGTCGTCGGGCTCGCCCTGATCGCCGCGCCAGGCCTGCCAGGCACGCGCGCCATGCTGCCCTTCCGGCTGATGGGCACGCCGGGTGTGCGCAGTCTCATCGAGCGGCAGCGAGAGACCCCGCGCACCGTGGCGCAATTCGCGAAACCAGTGAGCGAAGGCGACTCGCTCCGCGCCTATCCCGAGCTCGTCGAACTCATGGTCGCGGTCGGGAACGACCCCATCGCAGCGCGATCGCTTCGAGCGGAGATACGTGCGCTCGTTGCGCCGTGGGCGCTCGCGACGCGAACGGGGTTCCGTCGCCGAGCGCGTGTGCGAGAAGAAGACCTGCACGAGGTTGCCGTGCCGACGCTGCTGGTCTGGGGCGAGCACGACCCGCTCGGCGGCAGTGACGTGGCTCGCACGATCCAGTCCTGCATCCCGGGCGCCGAGCTCGCCCTAGTCCCCGGCGGGCATGCGCCCTGGCTCGGCAGCCCGCATCGGGTCGCCAGCGTGCTTTCCGAATGGGTAAAGCGTGTCCGTTGGGCGGATGCTCCGAGCTGA
- a CDS encoding amino acid ABC transporter ATP-binding protein, producing the protein MNESTTYTPTGALLTDIPTLEVRNLHKAYHGNEVLKGVEFKVRQGQVKAVLGPSGSGKSTMLRLMALLEPADQGEILLEGDRIGVDGRGRALPEARLAVQRREVGMVFQKFNLFPHLTAAKNVALALTAVQKVGRADALEQAHVMLERVGLSDRADHHPSQLSGGQQQRVAIARALVLNPTVMLFDEPTSALDPELVGEVLEVMEQLAHDGMTMIVVTHEVRFARRAADEVTLFDGGVIVEQAPPEQFFDDPQHERTKKFLSHVH; encoded by the coding sequence ATGAATGAGTCCACGACGTACACCCCCACCGGCGCCCTGCTGACGGACATCCCGACGCTCGAGGTGCGCAACCTCCACAAGGCGTACCACGGCAACGAGGTGCTCAAGGGTGTCGAGTTCAAGGTGCGACAGGGCCAGGTGAAGGCCGTGCTCGGCCCCTCGGGCTCCGGCAAGTCGACGATGCTGCGCCTGATGGCGCTGCTCGAGCCGGCCGACCAGGGCGAGATCCTGCTCGAGGGCGACCGCATCGGCGTCGACGGCCGCGGCCGCGCGCTGCCGGAGGCGCGGCTCGCCGTGCAGCGTCGCGAGGTGGGGATGGTGTTCCAGAAGTTCAACCTGTTCCCGCACCTCACCGCCGCGAAGAACGTCGCGCTCGCGCTGACGGCCGTGCAGAAGGTCGGCCGCGCCGATGCGCTCGAGCAGGCGCACGTGATGCTCGAGCGGGTCGGCCTCTCCGACCGGGCCGACCACCACCCCTCGCAGCTCTCCGGCGGTCAGCAGCAGCGCGTGGCGATCGCTCGGGCACTGGTGCTGAACCCCACGGTGATGCTCTTCGACGAGCCCACCAGCGCGCTCGACCCCGAGCTCGTCGGTGAGGTGCTCGAGGTCATGGAGCAGCTCGCGCACGACGGCATGACGATGATCGTCGTCACGCACGAGGTGCGATTCGCCCGCCGCGCCGCCGACGAGGTCACGCTCTTCGACGGCGGCGTCATCGTCGAGCAGGCACCGCCGGAGCAGTTCTTCGACGACCCGCAGCACGAGCGCACGAAGAAGTTCCTGAGCCATGTCCACTGA
- a CDS encoding NAD(P)-dependent oxidoreductase, producing MSTEAAAAGSRVVAVCRDLDELDIEAGVRMLEAAGCTVLRLSADDPDTIAREAADAEALLLGYARVDADLLARLPRLGLIANASMGVDMVDVDAATARGVWVANVLGAATEEVATHALALALAASRRLIPYVDSVRSGGWDLEAAPMPRRASEQTLGLLGLGRIGLALAERASATFGRVVGYDPYAGETPGVERMSADEVLAAADVLSLHLPLMPETAGYLNAHRIALLPPGATVVNVSRGGLIDEPALLDALERGHLAAAALDVLATEPPAADDALVAHPRVLVTPHAAFRSDASMADYVRLQAENVLAWLRTDRPVSPVNAPLPNSQRKTADAHPATA from the coding sequence ATGTCCACTGAGGCCGCGGCGGCCGGCAGCCGAGTGGTCGCCGTCTGCCGCGACCTGGACGAGCTCGACATCGAGGCGGGCGTGCGGATGCTCGAGGCGGCCGGATGCACCGTGCTGCGCCTGAGCGCCGACGACCCCGACACCATCGCCCGCGAGGCAGCGGATGCCGAGGCGCTGCTGCTCGGCTACGCGCGCGTCGACGCCGACCTGCTGGCGCGACTGCCTCGGCTCGGGCTCATCGCGAACGCATCGATGGGCGTCGACATGGTCGACGTGGATGCCGCCACCGCGCGCGGCGTATGGGTCGCGAACGTGCTGGGCGCGGCGACCGAGGAGGTCGCCACGCACGCCCTCGCGCTGGCGCTCGCGGCCTCCCGCAGGCTCATCCCCTACGTGGATTCGGTGCGCTCGGGCGGCTGGGATCTGGAGGCGGCGCCGATGCCGCGCCGCGCCAGCGAGCAGACGCTGGGGCTGCTGGGGCTCGGCCGCATCGGGCTGGCGCTCGCGGAGCGGGCATCCGCCACCTTCGGTCGCGTCGTGGGCTACGACCCCTATGCCGGCGAGACGCCCGGCGTCGAACGGATGAGCGCTGACGAGGTGCTCGCCGCTGCCGACGTGCTCTCGCTGCACCTGCCGCTGATGCCCGAGACCGCCGGCTACCTGAACGCCCACCGAATCGCGCTGCTGCCTCCGGGCGCCACCGTCGTCAACGTCAGCCGCGGCGGGCTCATCGACGAGCCGGCGCTGCTCGACGCGCTCGAACGTGGCCACCTCGCGGCCGCAGCGCTCGACGTGCTCGCCACCGAGCCGCCGGCCGCCGACGATGCGCTGGTCGCGCATCCGCGGGTGCTCGTCACGCCGCACGCCGCGTTCCGCTCGGATGCCTCGATGGCCGACTACGTGCGGCTGCAGGCCGAGAACGTGCTCGCGTGGCTGCGCACCGACCGCCCCGTCTCGCCTGTCAATGCACCGCTCCCGAACTCTCAGAGGAAGACCGCCGATGCGCACCCTGCCACCGCTTGA
- a CDS encoding putative quinol monooxygenase, with the protein MSTHYLVVATYTAKPETADQVAELLPTLAAASRQEPGNISYSVARDLEHPQVFTIVEVYEDADAFTAHRESAHFASIGKMQIIPLLESRAVVGYEGDGVVG; encoded by the coding sequence GTGAGCACCCACTACCTGGTCGTCGCGACCTACACCGCCAAGCCCGAGACCGCCGACCAGGTGGCAGAGCTGCTGCCGACGCTCGCCGCGGCGAGCCGCCAGGAGCCGGGCAACATCTCCTACTCCGTCGCCCGCGACCTCGAGCACCCGCAGGTGTTCACGATCGTCGAGGTCTACGAAGACGCGGATGCGTTCACTGCGCACCGCGAGAGCGCGCACTTCGCGTCGATCGGCAAGATGCAGATCATCCCGCTGCTGGAGTCGCGGGCGGTCGTTGGGTACGAGGGCGACGGCGTCGTCGGCTGA